From one Malus sylvestris chromosome 1, drMalSylv7.2, whole genome shotgun sequence genomic stretch:
- the LOC126619229 gene encoding mRNA cap guanine-N7 methyltransferase 2-like isoform X2: MTSLHGGTKAESTHQRLYEFAKSALTRIFVHPYATVCELYCGGGVDAEKWDDAQIGHYIGIDVSSSGISQRREAWESQRKAYTADFFELDPCMEDVEMHLKDKANTADLVCCLQNLQLCFQTEEKARKLLLNVSSLLKPRGYFFGITPDSSTIWAKYQKNVEAYHNRSGGMKPNIVPNCIRSENYMITFEVEEEKFPIFGKKYQLKFANDFSPENHVLVHFPSFIRLAREAGLEYVEIQNLTEFYDDNRAQFAGMIMNSCSNLVDPRGRLLPRSYDVLGLYTTFIFQKPDPDITPPLMTPVLHDVTYIQDEEAKWQVPVTTIWRDDEKSVPVEPPPGLGKISEQKGILGPGPAELRFSEAL, encoded by the exons ATGACGAGTCTGCACGGGGGCACGAAGGCCGAGTCGACTCACCAACGGCTCTACGAGTTCGCAAAATCAGCACTTACCAGAATCTTCGTCCACCCTTACGCCACG GTGTGCGAATTGTACTGCGGCGGAGGAGTCGACGCCGAGAAATGGGACGATGCTCAAATCGGCCATTACATTGGGATCG ATGTTTCTTCTTCGGGAATAAGCCAGAGAAGAGAAGCGTGGGAGAGCCAGAGGAAGGCTTACACTGCTGATTTCTTTGAGCTTGACCCTTGCATG GAAGATGTGGAGATGCATCTGAAAGATAAGGCAAACACAGCTGATTTAGTTTGCTGCTTGCAGAATTTGCAG CTGTGTTTCCAAACCGAGGAGAAAGCAAGGAAACTTTTGCTTAATGTGTCATCCTTATTGAAACCGAGGGGATATTTTTTTGGTATTACTCCTGACTCATCTACAATATG GGCAAAGTACCAGAAGAATGTTGAAGCATATCACAATAGAAGTGGTGGCatgaaaccaaacattgtccccAATTGCATTAGATCAGAGAACTACATGATCACCTTTGAAGTTGAGGAAGAGAA GTTtcctatatttggaaagaaatacCAATTGAAATTTGCCAATGATTTCTCTCCCGAAAATCATGTCTTGGTTCATTTCCCAAGCTTCATCAG GTTAGCCAGAGAAGCTGGTCTCGAGTATGTGGAGATTCAAAACTTAACTGAATTTTACGATGACAACAG AGCACAATTTGCAGGCATGATAATGAATTCGTGTTCGAACCTTGTGGATCCTAGAGGAAGACTTCTTCCTCGATCATATGATGTATTAG gtTTGTATACCACATTTATATTCCAAAAGCCAGACCCTGATATTACTCCACCGCTCATGACACCAGTGCTGCACGATGTAACTTACATTCAAGATGAGGAGGCAA AGTGGCAAGTGCCAGTGACAACCATCTGGAGAGATGATGAAAAGAGCGTGCCTGTAGAGCCGCCTCCTGGCCTGGGCAAGATTAGTGAACAGAAAGGGATTTTGGGTCCTGGCCCTGCTGAGTTGCGTTTTTCGGAGGCACTTTGA
- the LOC126619229 gene encoding mRNA cap guanine-N7 methyltransferase 2-like isoform X1, whose product MTSLHGGTKAESTHQRLYEFAKSALTRIFVHPYATVCELYCGGGVDAEKWDDAQIGHYIGIDVSSSGISQRREAWESQRKAYTADFFELDPCMEDVEMHLKDKANTADLVCCLQNLQLCFQTEEKARKLLLNVSSLLKPRGYFFGITPDSSTIWAKYQKNVEAYHNRSGGMKPNIVPNCIRSENYMITFEVEEEKFPIFGKKYQLKFANDFSPENHVLVHFPSFIRLAREAGLEYVEIQNLTEFYDDNRAQFAGMIMNSCSNLVDPRGRLLPRSYDVLGLYTTFIFQKPDPDITPPLMTPVLHDVTYIQDEEREWQVPVTTIWRDDEKSVPVEPPPGLGKISEQKGILGPGPAELRFSEAL is encoded by the exons ATGACGAGTCTGCACGGGGGCACGAAGGCCGAGTCGACTCACCAACGGCTCTACGAGTTCGCAAAATCAGCACTTACCAGAATCTTCGTCCACCCTTACGCCACG GTGTGCGAATTGTACTGCGGCGGAGGAGTCGACGCCGAGAAATGGGACGATGCTCAAATCGGCCATTACATTGGGATCG ATGTTTCTTCTTCGGGAATAAGCCAGAGAAGAGAAGCGTGGGAGAGCCAGAGGAAGGCTTACACTGCTGATTTCTTTGAGCTTGACCCTTGCATG GAAGATGTGGAGATGCATCTGAAAGATAAGGCAAACACAGCTGATTTAGTTTGCTGCTTGCAGAATTTGCAG CTGTGTTTCCAAACCGAGGAGAAAGCAAGGAAACTTTTGCTTAATGTGTCATCCTTATTGAAACCGAGGGGATATTTTTTTGGTATTACTCCTGACTCATCTACAATATG GGCAAAGTACCAGAAGAATGTTGAAGCATATCACAATAGAAGTGGTGGCatgaaaccaaacattgtccccAATTGCATTAGATCAGAGAACTACATGATCACCTTTGAAGTTGAGGAAGAGAA GTTtcctatatttggaaagaaatacCAATTGAAATTTGCCAATGATTTCTCTCCCGAAAATCATGTCTTGGTTCATTTCCCAAGCTTCATCAG GTTAGCCAGAGAAGCTGGTCTCGAGTATGTGGAGATTCAAAACTTAACTGAATTTTACGATGACAACAG AGCACAATTTGCAGGCATGATAATGAATTCGTGTTCGAACCTTGTGGATCCTAGAGGAAGACTTCTTCCTCGATCATATGATGTATTAG gtTTGTATACCACATTTATATTCCAAAAGCCAGACCCTGATATTACTCCACCGCTCATGACACCAGTGCTGCACGATGTAACTTACATTCAAGATGAGGAG AGAGAGTGGCAAGTGCCAGTGACAACCATCTGGAGAGATGATGAAAAGAGCGTGCCTGTAGAGCCGCCTCCTGGCCTGGGCAAGATTAGTGAACAGAAAGGGATTTTGGGTCCTGGCCCTGCTGAGTTGCGTTTTTCGGAGGCACTTTGA